Proteins co-encoded in one Streptomyces sp. SLBN-31 genomic window:
- a CDS encoding glycoside hydrolase family 26 protein has product MDRKKRRSRSRVLAVVAASVAASAVLASGTGFAAGVVRVGDPPAPAPALPATLPLPSTATPSAVGTKPPVVTGPSAVVTPPAVQPRPERPAFGAFLDSGASGIARMAELSTWLGGADLRVGHTYLPGNHWSDIEGAPGFLDVWADWRSERADRMLVLNVPMLDHNEDGVSDARVSRLLRLGAAGTFDGHFRALAERLVELKVPDTVIVLGWEMNGITYTSRCGPDREAWKAYWNRIVTTMRSVPGQKFRFDFAPTRGRDAIPWTQCYPGDGTVDIIGMDSYDQPSGLSFDEQVKEPYGLQAHVDFAKSHGKPISYPEWGLFRNGDNAEYMKRMLAWMDEHMPLYNTLTDYCPHGVFECRQNPLSSAVYRSVLFGRTDEATPTPQPTKPTPVPTPVTTPVTTPTPTHPANCSPVELGDWVEYWLGGKLCLRFDWWSRSR; this is encoded by the coding sequence ATGGACCGAAAGAAGCGACGTTCGCGGTCCCGGGTGCTGGCCGTCGTGGCGGCGAGCGTGGCCGCGTCCGCCGTGCTGGCCTCGGGCACCGGTTTCGCTGCGGGGGTGGTGCGGGTCGGTGACCCGCCCGCTCCCGCGCCCGCGCTCCCAGCGACCCTGCCACTGCCGTCGACCGCGACGCCTTCGGCCGTCGGCACCAAACCGCCCGTCGTCACCGGCCCGTCGGCCGTCGTCACCCCGCCGGCCGTCCAACCCCGCCCGGAAAGGCCCGCGTTCGGTGCCTTTCTCGACTCGGGTGCCAGCGGCATCGCCCGTATGGCCGAGCTCAGCACCTGGCTGGGCGGCGCCGACCTGCGCGTCGGCCACACCTATCTGCCCGGCAACCACTGGAGCGACATCGAGGGCGCCCCCGGTTTCCTGGACGTGTGGGCGGACTGGCGCAGCGAGCGGGCCGACCGGATGCTTGTCCTCAACGTGCCGATGCTCGACCACAACGAGGACGGCGTCTCCGACGCGCGCGTGAGCCGGCTTCTGCGGCTGGGCGCGGCCGGCACGTTCGACGGTCACTTCAGGGCCCTGGCGGAGCGGCTGGTGGAGCTGAAGGTGCCCGACACGGTGATCGTGCTGGGCTGGGAGATGAACGGCATCACGTACACCTCCCGCTGCGGGCCGGACCGGGAGGCCTGGAAGGCGTACTGGAACAGGATCGTCACCACCATGCGCTCGGTGCCGGGCCAGAAATTCCGGTTCGATTTCGCACCGACCCGCGGCCGGGACGCCATTCCCTGGACGCAGTGCTATCCGGGGGACGGCACGGTCGACATCATCGGCATGGATTCGTACGATCAGCCATCCGGGCTGTCGTTCGACGAACAGGTGAAAGAGCCCTACGGCCTGCAGGCACACGTGGACTTCGCCAAATCGCACGGCAAGCCCATTTCCTACCCGGAATGGGGCCTGTTCCGCAACGGCGACAACGCGGAGTACATGAAGCGGATGCTCGCCTGGATGGACGAGCACATGCCGCTCTACAACACGCTCACCGACTACTGCCCGCACGGCGTCTTCGAGTGCCGGCAGAACCCGCTCTCGTCCGCGGTCTACCGGTCCGTCCTCTTCGGCCGCACCGACGAGGCGACCCCGACCCCGCAGCCCACCAAGCCGACGCCGGTCCCGACCCCTGTCACGACCCCGGTCACGACACCCACACCGACGCACCCGGCCAACTGCTCGCCCGTCGAGCTCGGCGACTGGGTCGAGTACTGGCTCGGCGGGAAGCTGTGCCTGCGCTTCGACTGGTGGTCGCGCAGCCGGTGA
- a CDS encoding chaplin family protein, which produces MRQTLSKGMVAAAAATTILSLYGSSALAVSQAGGAVQGSPGVVSGNNVEVPVEMPVNACGNSVNAVAGLAPAFGNQCASGSGSPKHPAPQRSHESYDDETGYSDDDSGYGDTGYGGHGDHTQPPGHVDNTPPPGHDDPTPPPKHHSPSPNDGGDHTPPPYGETTPPPRGGGDHTPPPYGGDESTPPPYGGDESTPPPYGGDESTPPPYGGDESTPPPYGGDESTPPPYGGDESTPPPYGGDESTPPPHGGGHHHTPPPQLPHTGSNSEAMLAASGASAAMMVAGVALYRRGRAASRR; this is translated from the coding sequence GTGCGACAGACCCTGAGCAAGGGAATGGTCGCGGCCGCCGCCGCGACGACCATCCTGTCCCTGTACGGCAGCTCCGCCCTTGCCGTCTCGCAGGCGGGTGGGGCCGTACAGGGCTCGCCGGGCGTCGTGTCCGGCAACAATGTCGAGGTCCCCGTCGAGATGCCGGTCAACGCCTGCGGTAACTCCGTCAACGCGGTCGCCGGACTCGCCCCGGCGTTCGGTAACCAGTGTGCAAGCGGCTCGGGCTCCCCCAAGCACCCCGCACCCCAGAGATCGCACGAATCCTACGACGACGAAACGGGGTACAGCGACGACGACTCCGGCTACGGCGACACCGGTTACGGCGGCCACGGCGACCACACCCAGCCACCCGGGCATGTCGACAACACGCCGCCTCCCGGACACGACGACCCCACGCCACCGCCCAAGCACCACTCTCCGTCGCCCAACGACGGGGGAGACCACACCCCGCCCCCGTACGGCGAGACCACGCCCCCGCCCCGTGGTGGAGGGGATCACACCCCGCCTCCCTACGGTGGTGATGAGAGCACTCCGCCTCCCTACGGTGGTGATGAGAGCACTCCGCCTCCCTACGGTGGTGATGAGAGCACTCCGCCTCCCTACGGTGGTGATGAGAGCACTCCGCCTCCCTACGGTGGTGATGAGAGCACTCCGCCTCCCTACGGTGGTGATGAGAGCACCCCGCCTCCCTACGGTGGTGATGAGAGCACCCCGCCTCCGCACGGCGGCGGCCACCACCACACTCCGCCGCCCCAGTTGCCCCACACCGGGAGCAACAGTGAGGCCATGCTTGCCGCCTCCGGCGCGAGCGCCGCGATGATGGTGGCCGGGGTCGCGCTGTACCGACGAGGCCGAGCGGCGTCCCGGCGGTAG
- a CDS encoding chaplin, whose protein sequence is MTAEKGKLMKKTAAVVAGVIMALGMAAPAFADAEAEGLAIGSPGFLSGNVIQFPIDAPLNECGNSTDVTSLLSPVIGNRCINH, encoded by the coding sequence ATGACCGCAGAGAAGGGAAAGCTCATGAAGAAGACCGCCGCTGTCGTCGCGGGTGTGATCATGGCTCTCGGTATGGCCGCCCCGGCTTTCGCGGACGCCGAGGCCGAGGGTCTGGCGATCGGTTCCCCAGGGTTCCTCTCGGGCAACGTGATCCAGTTCCCCATCGACGCTCCGCTCAACGAGTGCGGCAACTCGACCGACGTCACCTCTCTGCTGAGCCCCGTGATCGGTAACCGTTGCATCAACCACTGA
- a CDS encoding glycosyltransferase, which yields MEVLSVMVQCRRGRERDGMGRTVMIFAAGSRGDVQPCVALGRELIRCGNRVRIVASVRHSPLIGEAGIDFHPLVADPAEIIESAEGRELLETGRNPVSFILGMRRVLSPHIANLLEQTQAGAKGADLVLAPSFGFLGVHLGQFLRVPHAIIHFQPSQPTRKFPHPLMPAAKLLGSLGNRLSFDAVDAGSWLMFRPFIKEWRRQGLGLPALSLRASMRRIRRAPVLCAFSSSIVPRPPDWGRNVHMTGFWHHEEPSWEPSRQLLDFLADGPPPVYFGFGSMTPKDPAATSELVREALRRAGLRGVLAGLPGASEPDMLAVRETPHHWLFPRMAAIIHHGGAGTTAAALRAGKPSLVCPFFGDQFYWADRVHGLGAGPKPLPARSLTASNLTQRLRILTGTAYADAASRLGRALSSENGVSQACRVLNTYL from the coding sequence ATGGAGGTCCTGTCGGTCATGGTGCAATGCAGACGCGGCCGAGAAAGGGATGGCATGGGGCGAACAGTGATGATCTTCGCTGCGGGGTCCCGCGGCGACGTTCAACCCTGTGTGGCCTTGGGCAGAGAGCTAATTCGCTGCGGGAATCGAGTCCGCATCGTCGCCAGCGTGCGCCACTCGCCTCTCATCGGAGAGGCCGGGATTGATTTTCATCCCCTCGTTGCGGACCCCGCAGAGATCATCGAGTCAGCAGAGGGAAGGGAACTTCTGGAAACGGGGCGTAATCCGGTTTCCTTCATCCTCGGCATGCGAAGAGTATTGAGCCCCCACATCGCCAATCTACTGGAACAGACACAGGCTGGCGCGAAGGGGGCCGACTTGGTTCTCGCCCCTTCTTTTGGCTTCCTCGGCGTTCACCTCGGCCAGTTCCTGCGTGTTCCACACGCAATCATTCACTTCCAGCCCAGCCAGCCCACCAGAAAATTTCCGCATCCTTTGATGCCGGCCGCCAAGCTGCTCGGCTCCTTGGGTAACCGCTTGAGTTTTGACGCGGTCGATGCCGGTTCCTGGCTCATGTTCCGTCCCTTCATCAAAGAATGGCGCCGACAGGGCCTCGGCCTGCCGGCCTTGTCCCTGCGGGCTTCGATGCGTCGTATCCGTCGCGCGCCTGTACTGTGTGCGTTCAGTTCCTCGATTGTGCCGAGACCGCCCGACTGGGGCAGGAACGTCCACATGACTGGATTCTGGCATCACGAAGAGCCATCCTGGGAACCTTCCCGGCAGCTGCTGGACTTCCTCGCCGATGGCCCACCACCCGTTTATTTCGGGTTTGGCAGCATGACGCCCAAGGATCCCGCGGCCACCAGCGAACTCGTACGGGAGGCGCTGCGACGAGCAGGACTGCGCGGAGTGCTTGCTGGTCTACCCGGAGCGAGTGAGCCCGACATGCTAGCGGTGCGGGAAACACCTCACCACTGGCTGTTTCCGAGAATGGCTGCGATCATCCACCACGGTGGGGCGGGAACCACAGCAGCAGCGCTGCGTGCCGGAAAGCCGTCGCTTGTCTGCCCATTCTTCGGCGATCAATTCTACTGGGCAGATCGGGTGCATGGCCTGGGCGCCGGGCCCAAGCCGTTGCCGGCCCGCAGTCTGACGGCTTCCAACCTCACCCAACGTCTCCGCATTCTCACTGGTACGGCTTACGCCGACGCGGCATCGAGGCTTGGCCGGGCACTTAGTTCAGAAAACGGAGTTTCCCAGGCTTGCAGAGTACTGAACACTTATCTGTAG
- a CDS encoding alpha/beta hydrolase family protein yields MNLLARFFAGRLRLRSLRHVTYLSLLTLLMTAGVSTAAADTDGLPVAPEAHIVSVKRIDSRTQDLMVSSPAMKSVIPVRVILPKNWAQSKVNFPVLYMLHGGDDDYTSWTRETDIEELAQSSDVLLVMPDAGKAGYYSDWHAGEPRWETFHTGELVRLMQRTYRASSSRAIIGLSMGGFGALNYAAHHQGMYRYVGAMSSYVDLNDPAVRIALALGSQRDGIDIKRVWGDPVKNSDVWQAHNPSAMPHAFRGTHVHLSSGNGVPGPLDLHRSYDQVLVGAVAEAMLPKPMERFASALRLAGVGVTTHFYQPGTHAWPYWQRELHVIWPAVMRSLK; encoded by the coding sequence GTGAATCTTTTGGCCAGATTTTTTGCCGGCCGCCTTCGGCTGCGCAGCCTCCGGCACGTTACATATCTCTCGCTCCTTACTCTACTGATGACCGCGGGAGTGTCGACGGCGGCAGCAGACACTGACGGCCTGCCGGTCGCCCCGGAGGCGCACATTGTTTCCGTGAAAAGGATCGACTCCCGCACGCAGGACCTCATGGTGAGTTCGCCGGCCATGAAGAGTGTCATCCCCGTTCGAGTCATTCTGCCCAAAAATTGGGCACAGTCGAAGGTGAACTTCCCAGTCCTGTACATGCTGCACGGCGGTGATGACGACTACACTTCCTGGACTCGCGAGACCGATATCGAGGAATTGGCGCAGTCGTCAGACGTGCTCCTGGTAATGCCTGATGCCGGGAAAGCCGGGTATTACAGTGACTGGCATGCCGGTGAGCCACGGTGGGAGACGTTTCATACGGGGGAGCTGGTGCGCCTTATGCAGAGGACATACCGAGCCAGTTCCTCGAGGGCGATCATTGGTCTGTCCATGGGAGGCTTCGGCGCTCTCAATTATGCGGCCCACCACCAAGGAATGTACCGGTACGTAGGCGCAATGAGTTCCTACGTCGATCTGAACGACCCCGCTGTCCGAATTGCCCTGGCACTCGGCTCCCAGAGGGACGGCATCGACATTAAACGGGTCTGGGGCGACCCCGTCAAGAATTCCGATGTCTGGCAGGCGCACAACCCTTCCGCCATGCCACATGCTTTCCGGGGCACGCACGTGCATCTCTCGTCAGGCAATGGCGTGCCGGGCCCGTTGGACCTTCACCGCAGCTACGATCAGGTACTTGTAGGCGCAGTAGCTGAAGCGATGCTTCCGAAGCCGATGGAAAGGTTCGCTTCTGCGCTCCGCTTGGCGGGCGTAGGGGTCACGACTCACTTCTATCAGCCGGGCACGCATGCCTGGCCGTATTGGCAGCGAGAACTGCATGTCATCTGGCCTGCCGTGATGAGATCACTCAAGTAG